From a region of the Gymnogyps californianus isolate 813 chromosome 22, ASM1813914v2, whole genome shotgun sequence genome:
- the AUNIP gene encoding aurora kinase A and ninein-interacting protein produces MKRRRRGGAAQQAEACDVWLDTAELKQSAAQSLTAKPKVSSRILERKHASVAFMQARASQPRTKQTTISAFFSTQTDEKDKENSRPSPFILKKDCKEKGISLAAFPVKILALPQMEEAQKQSFRAEEEMAQVAPQRRAQKAPASPTPLPDSLVLQAESHSKSEASCGAGEDCCCFSFTQDSEGNRIIAHRNDSDLFAGETVSASGNITSGKRAGCGTNKQAGQPLPEEAKTELDFQPRLGANQSKKPHQSSSVNSLIDFSETENINPTLTSNSTWAAGFYSSPQRPARARPLSERSQNAGAGSGEEGWGGKAGLRSPCRQLFTQDSEGNRVIAHRCRNIPSPPKDTGSSRRQLPNSPYKGCSSDAANRSLSKPEEQRLDVSYDLLFTQDSEGNRVIKH; encoded by the exons ATGAAGCGCAGACGCAGAGGCGGCGCGGCCCAGCAGGCCGAAGCGTGCGATGTCTGGCTGGACACCGCCGAGCTGAAGCAGAGCGCGGCGCAG TCTCTCACAGCCAAGCCAAAAGTATCTAGTCGAATTCTGGAAAGGAAGCATGCCTCAGTCGCTTTCATGCAGGCAAGAGCCTCTCAGCCACGCACCAAGCAAACCACCATCTCCGCCTTCTTCAGCACTCAGACAG atgaaaaagacaaagaaaactcCAGGCCATCTCCTTTCATCCTGAAGAAAGACTgtaaagaaaaaggcatttctttgGCTGCCTTCCCTGTGAAGATCTTGGCTTTGCCGCAGATGGAGGAAGCCCAGAAACAATCCTTCAGAGCCGAGGAGGAGATGGCGCAGGTTGCACCCCAGCGTCGTGCACAGAAAGCACCGGCCTCGCCGACTCCTTTGCCAGACTCCTTGGTGTTACAAGCGGAGTCCCACAGCAAGAGTGAAGCCTCCTGTGGGGCGGGAGAggattgctgctgcttcagcttcaCCCAGGATTCAGAGGGCAACCGGATCATCGCTCACAGAAACGACTCCGATTTATTTGCTGGAGAAACCGTTTCAGCAAGCGGCAACATAACCTCAGGGAAGAGAGCAGGCTGCGggacaaacaaacaagcaggcCAGCCGCTCCCAGAGGAGGCAAAGACCGAGCTTGATTTCCAACCAAGACTTGGTGCAAACCAGAGTAAGAAACCACACCAATCAAGTAGTGTTAATTCTTTAATTGATTTCTCTGAGACCGAGAATATAAATCCTACTCTAACGAGCAACAGTACCTGGGCTGCTGGGTTTTATTCATCTCCACAAAGACCAGCGAGAGCGCGGCCTCTGAGCGAGCGCAGCCAGAACGCTGGTGCTGGTTCAGGCGAGGAGGGATGGGGCGGCAAGGCAGGGCTGCGCAGTCCCTGCAGGCAGTTGTTCACCCAGGATTCCGAGGGGAACAGAGTAATCGCTCACCGCTGCCGGAACATCCCGTCTCCTCCCAAGGACACCGGCAGCTctcgcaggcagctgcccaacTCTCCCTACAAGGGCTGTTCCAGCGATGCTGCAAACAGGAGCTTGAGCAAACCTGAGGAGCAGCGGTTAGATGTGAGCTATGATTTACTGTTCACGCAGGATTCGGAAGGGAACAGAGTGATTAAACACTGA